A region of Paucidesulfovibrio longus DSM 6739 DNA encodes the following proteins:
- a CDS encoding AI-2E family transporter — protein sequence MITDKPFTFDRVVRLALTAGLIWGAVVLLRQLSGALVPFAVAVVLAYLLDPAASALQRLFRGRRGPAVVVTLLVSLVLAVTLLWIVVPIVTAELTHMGKVVANFAGDSKLAQAAANRLPPDLWQAARELMQREEVRRFLTSDGLLGLAKQAAAHLLPGIWDVVAGAWQAVLALTGVLIIALYALFLLLDFDRLRGNWLDLMPPQWREPVRATAAEFEEGMRRYFRGQTLVAAIVGVLFAVGFALIGLPLGVLLGLFIGLLNIVPYLQILGLVPAFALAVLQALEQGLGFWEAALPVAGVFVVVQSLQDLVLVPRIMGRQMGLSPWVILLSLSVWGQLLGFLGLLIALPLTVLCLAWWKRLLRPAVSA from the coding sequence ATGATCACGGACAAGCCCTTCACCTTCGACCGCGTAGTGCGACTGGCGCTGACAGCCGGCCTGATCTGGGGGGCGGTGGTTCTGCTCCGGCAGCTCAGCGGCGCGCTGGTGCCGTTTGCCGTGGCCGTGGTCCTGGCCTACCTGCTCGACCCGGCGGCCAGCGCGCTCCAGCGGCTCTTTCGGGGGCGCAGGGGACCGGCGGTGGTCGTCACCCTGCTCGTCTCGCTGGTCCTGGCCGTAACCCTGCTCTGGATCGTGGTGCCCATCGTCACCGCGGAGCTGACCCACATGGGCAAGGTGGTCGCCAATTTCGCGGGCGATTCCAAGCTCGCCCAGGCAGCGGCCAACCGCCTCCCGCCCGATCTCTGGCAGGCCGCGCGGGAGCTGATGCAGCGCGAGGAGGTCCGGCGCTTCCTGACCTCGGACGGCCTCCTGGGACTGGCCAAGCAGGCCGCCGCCCATCTCCTGCCCGGCATCTGGGACGTGGTCGCGGGGGCGTGGCAGGCCGTGCTCGCGCTTACGGGCGTGCTCATCATCGCGCTCTACGCCCTCTTCCTGCTGCTCGACTTCGACCGCCTGCGCGGCAACTGGCTGGACCTGATGCCGCCGCAATGGCGCGAACCCGTCCGCGCCACCGCCGCCGAGTTCGAGGAAGGCATGCGCCGCTATTTTCGCGGGCAGACCCTGGTGGCGGCCATCGTGGGCGTGCTCTTCGCCGTGGGCTTCGCGCTCATCGGCCTGCCTCTGGGCGTGCTGCTCGGCCTGTTCATCGGCCTGCTCAACATCGTGCCCTATCTCCAGATCCTCGGCCTGGTCCCTGCCTTCGCCCTGGCCGTGCTCCAGGCCCTGGAACAGGGGCTGGGCTTCTGGGAAGCCGCGCTGCCCGTGGCCGGGGTCTTCGTCGTGGTCCAGTCGCTCCAGGATCTCGTGCTCGTCCCCCGGATCATGGGCCGCCAGATGGGCCTTTCGCCCTGGGTCATCCTGCTGTCCCTGTCGGTCTGGGGCCAGCTTCTGGGATTTTTGGGCCTGCTCATCGCCCTGCCGCTGACCGTGCTCTGCCTGGCATGGTGGAAAAGGCTCCTCCGTCCCGCAGTATCCGCCTGA
- the chrA gene encoding chromate efflux transporter — translation MNPAPGNAPKSDRLQAQQTVPPCPRPGLALLFWELLRLGCTAFGGPAMVPHIRRLAVEKRGWLGEEEFRLGMAVCQLVPGATAMQVAAFVGLRSRGGLGALAAYLGFGLPAFLLMLGLSVLYFQSRDLGMVQSAFAGLKIVVAALVLDAAWNFSARYLERPAHLFLALGAGLWLGLGGNPIWALVACCLLALVLFRGETGSGAVFAAPGGSAPPSPLRTNRTGRGAALGGALFLVVGLGALYLFDKAHFDLAAMMARIDCFAFGGGYVSLPLMLHEVTSRGIMSERMLMDGIALGQVTPGPIVMTAAFVGYAVSGFLGALLATLFVFAPSFLFLALAVPLGERLARSVLARRAFAGSLVSLVGLMAAMGARFLVAVPWGPGEAAVGLAAFAALRMKADVLWVVLAGAGLSMLLL, via the coding sequence ATGAACCCCGCACCAGGCAACGCCCCCAAAAGCGATCGGCTCCAGGCTCAGCAGACTGTCCCGCCCTGTCCGCGTCCGGGACTGGCGCTGCTCTTTTGGGAATTGCTGCGCCTCGGCTGCACCGCGTTCGGCGGCCCGGCCATGGTCCCCCACATTCGGCGGCTGGCCGTGGAAAAGCGCGGCTGGCTCGGCGAGGAGGAGTTCCGCCTGGGCATGGCCGTGTGCCAGCTCGTGCCCGGAGCCACGGCCATGCAGGTCGCGGCCTTCGTGGGGCTGCGCTCGCGCGGCGGCCTGGGCGCGCTCGCCGCCTATCTCGGCTTCGGCCTGCCCGCGTTTTTGCTCATGCTCGGCCTCTCCGTGCTCTATTTCCAGTCCCGCGACCTGGGCATGGTCCAGTCGGCCTTTGCCGGGCTCAAGATCGTGGTCGCGGCCCTGGTCCTGGACGCGGCCTGGAATTTTTCGGCCCGCTACCTGGAGCGGCCCGCCCATCTTTTCCTTGCGCTGGGTGCGGGGCTTTGGCTCGGCCTGGGCGGAAACCCGATCTGGGCGCTGGTTGCCTGCTGTCTGCTGGCGTTGGTTCTTTTTCGCGGGGAAACAGGCTCCGGAGCCGTTTTCGCCGCGCCGGGCGGCAGCGCCCCGCCAAGCCCCCTTCGGACCAACAGGACGGGCCGGGGCGCGGCCCTGGGGGGCGCTCTGTTTCTCGTCGTCGGCCTGGGCGCGCTGTACCTGTTCGACAAGGCCCATTTCGATCTCGCGGCCATGATGGCCCGCATCGACTGCTTCGCCTTTGGCGGGGGCTACGTCTCCCTGCCGCTGATGCTCCACGAGGTCACCTCGCGGGGGATCATGAGCGAGCGCATGCTCATGGACGGCATCGCCCTGGGGCAGGTCACGCCCGGCCCCATCGTCATGACCGCCGCCTTCGTGGGCTACGCCGTGTCCGGCTTCCTCGGCGCGCTCTTGGCCACGCTGTTCGTCTTTGCCCCGTCGTTCCTGTTCCTTGCGCTGGCCGTGCCCCTGGGCGAGCGTCTGGCCCGCTCGGTGCTCGCGCGCCGGGCCTTCGCGGGCAGCCTCGTCAGCCTCGTGGGGCTCATGGCCGCCATGGGCGCGCGTTTTCTGGTCGCGGTTCCGTGGGGGCCGGGTGAGGCCGCCGTGGGCCTGGCCGCGTTCGCGGCCCTGCGGATGAAGGCGGACGTGCTCTGGGTCGTGCTGGCCGGGGCGGGCCTGTCCATGCTGCTGCTCTGA
- a CDS encoding aspartate/glutamate racemase family protein, with product MKTIGMLGGMSWESTQEYYRILNEEAARRLGGLSSASLLIHSVNFSEMHSLLEMEEWEAIAAHLGWLGRGLRLAGADFLLICTNTMHRVAEEISCAADLPVLHIGDATGRAVKAAGLERVGLLGTRPTMELEFLRDRLADQGLDVLVPDGEDRELVHRVIFEELCRGVLRDESREAFLRIIRGLGQRGAQGVVLGCTEIPLLVRQQDVNLPLFDTTRLHALAALDLALEDQP from the coding sequence ATGAAGACCATCGGCATGCTCGGCGGAATGAGCTGGGAGTCCACGCAGGAATACTACCGCATTCTCAACGAGGAGGCGGCCCGGCGGCTCGGCGGTCTGTCCAGCGCGTCCCTGCTGATCCATTCCGTGAATTTCTCGGAGATGCATTCCCTGCTGGAAATGGAGGAATGGGAGGCCATTGCCGCGCACCTGGGCTGGCTGGGCCGGGGGCTTCGCCTGGCCGGAGCGGACTTCCTGCTCATCTGCACCAACACCATGCACCGCGTGGCCGAGGAGATTTCCTGCGCCGCGGACCTGCCCGTGCTGCACATCGGCGACGCCACGGGCCGCGCGGTCAAGGCCGCCGGGCTGGAGCGGGTGGGCCTGCTCGGCACCCGGCCGACCATGGAGCTGGAATTCCTGCGCGACCGCCTCGCGGACCAGGGCCTGGACGTGCTCGTGCCCGATGGGGAGGACCGCGAACTGGTCCACCGGGTCATTTTCGAAGAACTCTGCCGGGGCGTGCTGCGCGACGAATCCCGCGAGGCGTTCCTGCGCATCATCCGCGGCCTCGGCCAACGCGGCGCGCAGGGCGTTGTTCTCGGCTGCACCGAGATCCCGCTGCTCGTCCGGCAGCAGGACGTAAACCTGCCGCTCTTCGACACCACCCGCCTCCACGCCCTGGCCGCGCTGGACCTGGCGCTGGAGGATCAGCCCTAG
- a CDS encoding queuosine precursor transporter — protein sequence MNELLWIGFALMDLTLVLIIYRFFGRIGLFGLVVFNLILCNIQVLKTVELFGFTATLGNVLYASVFLSTDILSEKYGRKAAQKAVLLGFVTLVMTAVYMQIALRFVPAPGDFAQPSLETLFGFLPRVALGSLCAYLVSQFHDVWAFHFIKERTSGRHLWLRNNASTLVSQFLDSAIFCLIAFWGQFETSVFLEILGTTYVFKLFVAIADTPFIYLARRITPLDERPGAEDAA from the coding sequence ATGAACGAACTGCTCTGGATCGGCTTCGCCCTGATGGACCTGACCCTGGTCCTGATCATTTACCGTTTTTTCGGACGCATCGGCCTGTTCGGGCTGGTGGTCTTCAATCTTATTCTCTGCAACATCCAGGTGCTCAAGACCGTGGAGCTTTTCGGGTTCACGGCCACCCTGGGCAACGTGCTCTACGCCAGCGTGTTTCTCTCCACGGACATCCTCAGCGAGAAATACGGCCGCAAGGCCGCGCAAAAGGCCGTTCTGCTCGGTTTCGTGACCCTGGTCATGACCGCGGTCTACATGCAGATCGCCCTGCGCTTCGTGCCCGCGCCCGGCGACTTTGCCCAGCCCAGCCTGGAAACGCTCTTCGGGTTCCTGCCGCGCGTGGCCCTGGGCAGTCTCTGCGCCTATCTCGTCTCCCAGTTCCACGACGTCTGGGCCTTCCACTTCATCAAGGAGCGCACCAGCGGGCGGCATCTCTGGCTGCGCAACAACGCCAGCACCCTGGTCAGCCAGTTTCTGGACTCGGCCATCTTCTGCCTGATCGCGTTCTGGGGCCAGTTCGAGACGTCCGTGTTCCTGGAAATTCTCGGCACCACCTACGTGTTCAAGCTCTTCGTGGCCATTGCGGACACCCCGTTCATCTATCTGGCCCGCCGCATCACCCCTCTGGACGAGCGGCCCGGCGCCGAGGACGCGGCCTAG
- a CDS encoding SPOR domain-containing protein has product MNKVVPGRRSREPKTYTITLRFSDLVWMGVGAALALSIFFLFGLLIGRGYVPAAPEELTPGAAMHATVEGAEANASVQEQKTPEPVVLKPEELTYPEKLGQTEPQAKPGKETAEQEAPKAPAAEQAPEKPAAKTPAKAEEQAEDGGPEEGAAFDMGQPEPGESPFHYVYQCAAFKDAAKAKALAKRLADKGMKTQVAEGSVKGQVWHRVQVLFTGTPSQTVPLRDGIEAVTGQKPIRVSKKPAN; this is encoded by the coding sequence ATGAACAAGGTGGTGCCGGGCAGGCGCAGCAGGGAACCCAAGACCTACACGATCACCCTGCGGTTTTCCGACCTGGTCTGGATGGGCGTGGGCGCGGCCCTGGCCCTGAGCATCTTTTTCCTCTTCGGCCTGCTCATCGGACGGGGCTACGTGCCCGCCGCTCCGGAGGAACTCACGCCCGGCGCGGCCATGCACGCGACCGTGGAAGGCGCGGAAGCCAACGCCAGCGTGCAGGAACAGAAAACGCCCGAACCCGTCGTGCTCAAGCCGGAAGAGCTGACCTACCCGGAAAAGCTGGGCCAGACCGAACCCCAAGCCAAACCCGGCAAGGAGACTGCGGAGCAGGAAGCTCCCAAGGCGCCGGCCGCGGAACAGGCTCCGGAAAAACCCGCGGCAAAAACCCCGGCCAAAGCCGAGGAGCAAGCCGAGGACGGCGGACCGGAAGAAGGCGCGGCCTTCGACATGGGCCAGCCCGAACCCGGCGAATCGCCCTTCCATTACGTCTACCAGTGCGCGGCCTTCAAGGACGCGGCCAAGGCCAAGGCCCTGGCCAAGCGCCTCGCCGACAAGGGCATGAAGACCCAGGTTGCGGAAGGCTCGGTCAAGGGACAGGTCTGGCACCGGGTGCAGGTGCTCTTCACGGGCACGCCCTCCCAGACCGTGCCCCTGCGCGACGGCATCGAAGCCGTCACCGGGCAAAAGCCCATCCGCGTGAGCAAGAAGCCCGCGAACTGA
- the argS gene encoding arginine--tRNA ligase, which translates to MRAKRHLETLLRGIVEAKGWAWPDKATIDPPKDRKFGDLAANVAMMLASEAKMPPRKVAEEIAAAVAQAGDPAVDKVEIAGPGFLNFFFAPDFWKQTLAEVLEAKDAYGDIDLGQGKRVQVEYVSANPTGPLHIGHGRGAALGDALARILEKSGHDVECEYYINDAGRQMLILGQSVHYRVQELLGRGPAEPEDYYRGDYIKDIAADVLRLHPELPELDTDASVAICRKYGMDVILEGIKEDLKDFGVRHDVWFPESSLVDDGKVDETFADLERRGMAYHKDGAFWFQSTNLGDDKDRVLRKSNGDNTYFASDIAYHDNKYKRGFDLVVDIWGADHHGYVPRMQAAVEALGRKGCLEVILVQLVNLLRDGEQVAMSTRAGEFETLKAVVDEVGADAARYIFLSRKSDSKLDFDLELVKQKSMDNPVFYVQYAHARIHSVLRKGAETGLAPAPLEDEFLARLDTQEDMELLRIMERFPDAVQAAAESLSPHVISNYLQELASSLHKYYTLHHVLSAETAQCRARLLLMSSVAVVLKGGLALLGVSAPESM; encoded by the coding sequence ATGAGAGCGAAACGACATCTGGAGACCCTGCTCAGGGGCATTGTGGAAGCCAAAGGCTGGGCCTGGCCGGATAAGGCCACCATCGACCCGCCCAAGGACCGTAAATTCGGCGACCTGGCCGCCAACGTGGCCATGATGCTCGCCAGCGAAGCCAAGATGCCCCCGCGCAAGGTCGCGGAGGAAATCGCGGCCGCCGTGGCCCAGGCCGGAGATCCGGCCGTGGACAAGGTCGAGATCGCGGGTCCGGGCTTTCTGAACTTCTTCTTCGCCCCGGATTTCTGGAAACAGACCCTGGCCGAGGTGCTGGAGGCCAAAGACGCCTACGGCGACATCGACCTGGGCCAGGGCAAGCGCGTGCAGGTGGAGTACGTCTCGGCCAACCCCACGGGGCCGCTGCACATCGGCCACGGACGCGGCGCGGCCCTGGGCGACGCCCTGGCGCGCATCCTGGAAAAGTCCGGCCACGACGTGGAGTGCGAATACTACATCAACGACGCGGGCCGCCAGATGCTCATTCTCGGCCAGTCCGTCCACTACCGCGTGCAGGAACTCCTGGGGCGCGGCCCGGCCGAGCCGGAGGACTACTATCGCGGCGACTACATCAAGGACATCGCGGCGGACGTGCTCCGGCTGCATCCGGAGCTGCCGGAGCTGGACACGGACGCGAGCGTGGCCATCTGCCGCAAATACGGCATGGACGTGATCCTGGAAGGCATCAAGGAAGACCTCAAGGACTTCGGCGTGCGCCACGACGTCTGGTTCCCGGAGTCCAGCCTCGTGGACGACGGCAAGGTGGACGAGACGTTCGCGGACCTGGAACGACGCGGCATGGCCTACCACAAGGACGGCGCGTTCTGGTTCCAGTCCACCAACCTGGGCGACGACAAGGACCGCGTGCTGCGCAAGTCCAACGGCGACAATACCTACTTCGCCTCGGACATCGCCTACCACGACAACAAGTACAAGCGCGGCTTCGATCTCGTGGTGGACATCTGGGGCGCGGACCATCACGGCTACGTGCCGCGCATGCAGGCCGCCGTGGAGGCCCTGGGCAGGAAAGGCTGCCTGGAGGTCATCCTCGTGCAGCTCGTGAACCTGCTGCGCGACGGCGAGCAGGTGGCCATGAGCACCCGGGCGGGCGAGTTCGAGACGCTCAAGGCCGTGGTGGACGAGGTCGGCGCGGACGCGGCGCGATACATCTTCCTCTCCCGCAAGTCCGATTCCAAGCTCGACTTCGACCTGGAACTGGTCAAGCAGAAGAGCATGGACAACCCGGTCTTCTACGTGCAGTACGCTCACGCCCGCATCCATTCCGTGCTCCGAAAGGGCGCGGAAACCGGCTTGGCTCCGGCCCCGCTGGAAGACGAATTCCTGGCCCGGCTGGACACGCAAGAGGACATGGAGCTGCTGCGCATCATGGAGCGCTTCCCGGACGCGGTCCAGGCCGCAGCCGAAAGCCTCAGCCCGCACGTGATCAGCAATTACCTCCAGGAGCTTGCCTCGTCGCTGCACAAATACTATACACTGCATCATGTGCTTTCCGCCGAAACCGCGCAGTGCCGCGCGCGGCTGCTGCTGATGTCCAGCGTGGCCGTGGTGCTCAAGGGCGGCCTGGCCCTGCTCGGCGTGAGCGCGCCCGAGAGCATGTAG
- a CDS encoding ACP S-malonyltransferase, with translation MSDTAILFPGQGSQEKGMGRDLAEDRTWALDLWRLAERESGLPLREIYWDGEAEDMADTRALQPALTVVNLNLWMLLRERFSGADLPLAAAGHSLGEFSALVAAGVLDAEEAVKAVTLRGRFMADCGGEDHGMAAILKLDRETVEDIVDKARQEADELLLVANYNSPAQFVISGQSGALAAAGALVKERKGRAVPLAVSGAFHSPLIQEAADEFGAFLKSLDWRKPEFPVYLNVTGGAESDPAEIARTMQRQMTSSVRWIETMQNLWNAGARRFVEVGPKGVLAKLAGQNLKGREGLVAENIANMEQATA, from the coding sequence ATGAGCGACACCGCCATACTCTTTCCGGGCCAAGGCTCGCAGGAAAAGGGCATGGGCCGCGACCTCGCCGAGGACCGCACCTGGGCCCTGGATCTCTGGAGGCTCGCCGAGCGCGAGTCCGGCCTGCCCCTGCGCGAGATATACTGGGACGGCGAGGCCGAGGACATGGCCGACACCCGCGCCCTGCAACCCGCCCTGACCGTGGTCAACCTGAACCTCTGGATGCTCCTGCGCGAGCGTTTTTCCGGGGCGGACCTGCCCCTGGCCGCAGCCGGGCACAGCCTGGGCGAGTTTTCGGCCCTGGTCGCGGCGGGCGTGCTGGACGCGGAGGAAGCGGTCAAGGCCGTGACCCTGCGCGGACGCTTCATGGCCGACTGCGGCGGCGAGGACCACGGCATGGCCGCGATCCTCAAGCTGGACCGCGAGACCGTGGAGGACATCGTGGACAAGGCCCGGCAGGAAGCGGACGAGCTGCTGCTCGTGGCCAACTACAACTCCCCGGCCCAGTTCGTCATCTCCGGCCAGTCCGGCGCCCTGGCCGCCGCCGGAGCCCTGGTCAAGGAACGCAAGGGCCGCGCCGTGCCCCTGGCCGTTTCCGGCGCGTTCCACAGCCCGCTGATCCAGGAGGCCGCCGACGAGTTCGGCGCGTTCCTCAAGTCCCTGGATTGGCGCAAGCCCGAATTTCCCGTATACCTCAACGTCACGGGCGGGGCCGAGAGCGACCCGGCGGAAATCGCCCGCACGATGCAGCGCCAGATGACCTCGTCCGTGCGCTGGATCGAGACCATGCAGAACCTCTGGAACGCGGGCGCGCGCCGCTTCGTGGAGGTCGGCCCCAAGGGCGTGCTGGCCAAGCTGGCCGGGCAGAACCTCAAAGGCCGCGAGGGACTCGTCGCGGAAAACATCGCCAACATGGAACAGGCCACTGCCTGA
- a CDS encoding OmpA/MotB family protein, giving the protein MKPFVPKRKPRDDDPDSGWSLTLADMMTLLLCFFVLMLTVAKVDRDKYDAMSSVMAQAMGGKAAPVREGRPLDGAVRTAVGQEQKNLFELQLELAALIGQDRDHVELKMRAEPHAVAISLGDRILFDLGKAELKPAARALLARLAGPLSGTRYALTIEGHTDNLPIQSAQFPSNWELSSARASAVARFFIEDGFPKERIRVVGLADTRPKASNDTEEGRRKNRRVVILVRPDLEK; this is encoded by the coding sequence ATGAAGCCCTTCGTGCCCAAGCGCAAGCCCCGCGACGACGACCCGGACTCCGGCTGGAGCCTGACCCTCGCGGACATGATGACCCTGCTGCTCTGCTTCTTCGTGCTCATGCTCACCGTGGCCAAGGTGGACCGCGACAAGTACGACGCCATGTCCTCGGTCATGGCCCAGGCCATGGGCGGGAAGGCTGCTCCGGTACGGGAGGGCAGGCCCCTGGACGGCGCGGTGCGCACGGCCGTGGGCCAGGAGCAGAAAAATCTCTTCGAGCTGCAACTCGAACTCGCCGCGCTCATCGGCCAGGACCGCGACCACGTCGAGCTGAAGATGCGCGCCGAGCCTCACGCCGTGGCCATCAGCCTCGGCGACCGCATTCTCTTCGACCTCGGCAAGGCCGAACTCAAGCCCGCGGCGCGCGCCCTGCTCGCCCGGCTGGCCGGGCCGCTCTCCGGCACCCGCTACGCCCTGACCATCGAAGGCCACACCGACAACCTGCCCATCCAGTCCGCGCAGTTCCCCTCCAACTGGGAACTTTCCTCGGCCCGCGCCAGCGCCGTGGCCCGCTTCTTCATCGAAGACGGCTTCCCCAAGGAGCGCATCCGCGTGGTCGGCCTCGCCGACACCCGGCCCAAGGCCTCCAACGACACCGAAGAGGGACGCAGGAAGAACCGCCGCGTGGTCATTCTCGTGCGGCCCGATCTCGAAAAATAG
- a CDS encoding motility protein A — MNIATIIGIICGVAILCGATYMSTDSVDVFLNPAGFAIVFGGTIAATFICYPLKEVMRVLSVFMTALGAEELPIGNYIKALVDLSKQASAHGEEHLETLIPRIDNEFLRDGLQMLVDGYSKHELREILDNRIQQFHEQEYSAAGIYRTMARLSPAFGIIGTLIGLIAMMQAMGEDIAAIGPAMATALTTTLYGALFANMFFTPIAIKVEKRVEERTILMCVLRDGILFIKEKTPAPIVRDKLTGYLPPKRWSSIKG, encoded by the coding sequence GTGAACATCGCCACCATCATAGGCATCATCTGCGGCGTGGCCATCCTCTGCGGCGCCACCTACATGTCCACCGACTCCGTGGACGTCTTCCTCAACCCCGCCGGCTTCGCCATCGTCTTCGGCGGCACCATCGCCGCCACCTTCATCTGCTATCCGCTCAAGGAGGTCATGCGCGTCCTCTCCGTGTTCATGACCGCGCTCGGCGCGGAGGAGCTGCCCATCGGCAACTACATCAAGGCCCTGGTGGACCTCTCCAAGCAGGCCAGCGCCCACGGCGAGGAGCACCTCGAAACCCTGATTCCCCGCATCGACAACGAATTTCTGCGCGACGGGCTGCAAATGCTCGTGGACGGCTATTCCAAGCACGAGCTGCGCGAAATCCTGGACAACCGCATCCAGCAGTTCCACGAGCAGGAATATTCCGCCGCAGGCATCTACCGGACCATGGCCCGGCTCTCGCCCGCCTTCGGCATCATCGGCACCCTCATCGGGCTCATCGCCATGATGCAGGCCATGGGCGAAGACATCGCGGCCATCGGACCGGCCATGGCCACGGCCCTGACCACCACCCTCTACGGCGCGCTCTTCGCCAACATGTTCTTCACGCCCATCGCCATCAAGGTCGAGAAGCGCGTGGAGGAACGCACCATCCTCATGTGCGTGCTGCGCGACGGCATCCTCTTCATCAAGGAAAAGACCCCCGCGCCCATCGTCCGCGACAAGCTCACCGGCTACCTGCCCCCGAAGCGCTGGTCCAGCATCAAGGGCTGA
- a CDS encoding Crp/Fnr family transcriptional regulator, with protein sequence MGTELSNVKSFYKGQTIYREGQSGSTAFLIKKGTVNVYRTQNNKKQILVRLGPGEIFGEMGALAGAPRSDNAEAAEFAEIMILTQQFLKNLLAQCPKTIQRLLALTTRRLREADARASGVPAPGHGNTFLSVCRLLEMAHRNHTQTPTIEAKKDPHHALGLRRSEFTRICKEVLLVSQLEIDRVLEQLASLKIIEVSSRQMDKAFAEKFIKLADPKTFLQVAANLQRELKDREADSCALEYFDIHDLAKEVESTPEILYKKISQGEFPESLFFFDQKNTLAWAQGKGPEFFKTVKRRKKRIEELEDVNDVVHVDKNTLKEVLAKLGYYKIGVLLAVAGDEARQRILGVLAKKIAKIVEEEAANRPEPDEGEAWDVQEELIGMIKGSKGVQEA encoded by the coding sequence ATGGGCACGGAGCTATCCAACGTCAAGTCGTTCTACAAGGGACAGACCATCTACCGCGAGGGACAGTCTGGCAGCACCGCGTTCCTGATCAAGAAGGGTACGGTCAACGTCTACCGGACCCAGAACAACAAGAAGCAGATCCTCGTGCGGCTCGGTCCCGGCGAGATCTTCGGCGAGATGGGCGCCCTTGCGGGCGCGCCGCGTTCCGACAATGCGGAAGCCGCGGAATTCGCCGAAATCATGATCCTGACCCAACAGTTCCTCAAAAATCTCCTCGCCCAGTGCCCCAAGACCATCCAGCGCCTGCTCGCCCTGACCACGCGCCGCCTGCGCGAGGCCGACGCCCGCGCCAGCGGCGTGCCCGCGCCCGGCCACGGCAACACCTTTCTCTCGGTCTGCCGCCTGCTGGAAATGGCCCACCGCAACCACACCCAGACGCCGACAATCGAAGCCAAGAAAGACCCGCACCACGCCCTGGGCCTGCGCCGCTCGGAATTCACGCGCATCTGCAAGGAAGTGCTGCTCGTCTCCCAGCTGGAGATCGACCGCGTGCTCGAACAGCTCGCGAGCCTCAAGATCATCGAGGTCAGCTCCCGGCAGATGGACAAGGCCTTTGCGGAAAAGTTCATCAAGCTCGCCGATCCCAAGACCTTCCTCCAGGTGGCCGCCAACCTCCAGCGCGAGCTCAAGGACCGCGAGGCCGATTCCTGCGCGCTCGAATATTTCGACATCCACGACCTCGCCAAGGAGGTCGAAAGCACGCCTGAAATCCTCTACAAGAAAATATCCCAGGGCGAGTTTCCCGAATCCCTGTTCTTCTTCGACCAGAAAAACACCCTGGCCTGGGCCCAGGGCAAGGGACCGGAGTTCTTCAAGACCGTCAAGCGCCGCAAGAAGCGCATCGAAGAGCTGGAGGACGTCAACGACGTGGTCCATGTGGACAAGAACACGCTCAAGGAAGTGCTCGCCAAGCTCGGCTACTACAAGATCGGCGTGCTCCTGGCCGTGGCCGGGGACGAGGCCCGCCAGCGCATTCTCGGCGTCCTGGCCAAGAAGATCGCCAAGATCGTCGAGGAGGAGGCCGCGAACCGGCCCGAACCGGACGAAGGCGAGGCCTGGGACGTGCAGGAAGAGCTCATCGGCATGATCAAGGGCAGCAAGGGAGTGCAGGAAGCGTGA